GCGTATCTTGTATAATCCGCAACATATTTTTCTGCTAATAGCGATAACCTTTTATCAAGTTTCAAACATAAGATGTTTGATATATATGGACTTGCCGGTGAGCCTTGGGGCAAATACCCGTCGTATGTACATAATCTTGCAAGTGCATAAGAAATTTCTTTAGTATATCCGTAATAATAAAAGACCATGAAGATTGATTCTATATCGATTGTCGGGAAAAAATCCTTAATATCAAAACTTATTACACATTGTTTACCGATATGTTTTTTTGCATTAGTTACTATTGAACGTTCTTTACAAAAACCCGTAACATGGTCTGAAACGGGAATATGTTCTAAAATATTATCTAATATCCACCGCTGAATCATTTTTAACTTCATTGCTGGAACGTTAAGCGTTCGATACCCTTCGGATTTTTTCGGTATTGACATCTCATTGTAATAGTTCTCCTCAAGTGTTGCCAGTATTGTTGTCAGTTCTTCTAATTCTATCCCCAAGAGCAAGGAAAGGTGCCGTTTGTCGAAAATAACAGGTAAAGATGAATCAATTAAGCGAATAGCATAAGATATACATGAATCAATATCCTTTTGAGACTGTTCCATAGATTCCAACTGTATTCGTAGCTCAGAAATATATTTTTCTTTATCCATAACAACCACCTAAAGATAACAATTTCAAACGCACTTGCTGCCGATTTCTTTAACTGAACAGGTACACTATTAATTTACTTGTAAATTTATAGTGTGATAGATTATTCCATTTGAAATAATCTATCACATCAAGTACGCTTTGCTACTTGATGTGCTAAATTATGTAGCATTGCAACTATGAAAGACTACTAGTCTTTCGCCTTCCAACAAATGCGTTTGAAAAAGATTAATAAAATGATTTTGCACGACTACCGTTTCTTTATTTGTACTAGTGAGCATATCTGTTGAGATTTTCCAACAGATATGCTCGTCCACAAGATTTTAATTTTGTGGACGAGGATAAAATCTTTGATTTTATCCTCATTCAGTAAGTGACATTTTAACTATGAGAAACAACTTGTTTCTCGCTTTCTAATCGATACAAAATCAATATTATCATTTTATTTTTTTTGAAAAATTCTTTGGAGCATATGGCTTATCCAAAGGCCATCTCTCATGGAAAAATAACTGTTCCATTGGTTCAATTTCGAAGCTAAACCAATCCAGACTGTTATTCATTAAAAAAATTCTCCCTTTGTGCGATAATGAAAGTAAATTATTCTTAATCTCGAGTAGACCGTCTTCAAGTAATTGGTTAATTAATTCAAGAGTATAAGATTCTGCAATTCCGAGATTTTTCCGCAACTCATATAATGAATATTTCTCTTTCTTTTCTTTAAAGTAAGCAAGCATAAGTAATCTTAAATACTCATCCATTTTCCTTCTCCTTTTTAGCGGCTTGATACTTCATTCTATCTCTTCTTTTTCTTTCACTTTTTAATTTTAGCCAGGTTGGCTCATCACTTTCGGCTCTTGGAAATATTGATACAAATTGTTCATGATTGCATCTAAAAATACCTAATGTATTATTAGGTGTATTATTATGAAAGGCTATTAAACCTTCAGATTTTTTAAAACCTAATATATCTGATTTTGGAATTCCCAATTCTTGTGACCCTTTCTCAAAGGTTGCTCTGGCTTCAGTTCCAGAAAATCTCTCAATGTCAAAGGCTTTGACTTGAGTATGAGAACATATCATTACAATTTTTAAATTTTCATTTTGCGAGTATGTATTAACTTTCCTAACGGCTTCATCCATTGCATGTATAACTACATAATAAATATCTTTGTCTCGAATTTTTTCTTTGATGGTTTCAATAAAATTAATAAACGTTGTTCCCGAACCACAACAGTCATCAATAAAAATGATGTCTGATATGTTTTGGAAATCTTCTTCATCAAGTTCAGAAACATTCGGAACAAAACGATTACTATGAAGTCTGTTAATAACTCTATAGTCAGAACAATAGTCATATGAACTATTCATTATCTTTTTTTCTGAAGGGATAACGCAATAAATAGCACCATCTTTTTCTGCAACACCTGCCGATGATATATGATTATGTAGTTCAACAAGTTTTGCATTTGTACTCTCGTGTGAGAAATAACAGAAGTCTTCTAGTAAGTCGAGTACAATTTTATTTAGTTCATCTGGCATTTGGTCAATCCAAGTTTTGAATTTTTCCTGAAACCCCGTTAACCGTTGGTCGAGAGGACCCCATTTTGACAAGAACTTTTCAATTAACTCATTGTATTCGTTATCCATAATATTAAACCCTGTTACTTAATAAAATCACTATAAGGAAGAAATAGTTAGAACAAAAAAATTAATATAATTAAAAATAAATTATCATCTACATTTTACGACTATAGTACAAATACTTCAACATTATTCGCTAAAAGAATATTAATTCAATGTACGTATAAAAAAAGATATCTATAATCCATAGATATCCTTTAGTCTATATCTTTAAAAAAATCAATTATTTTAATATTAAGAGTCTCTGATAATGAAAATAGTACGTCAAGAGAAAATGGTTTATTGGTATTTGGAGATTCGATTTTGCTTAAATAACTCTTGCTAATACCAATTTCGTCAGCTAATTGCTGCTGTGTTAAGCCCCTTTGTGTTCTATAATAAGCAATTTTCTGCCCAATCTGCTTATATTTCTCTGCATGACTTGCACTCATAATAACACCTCAACCCCATTATACTTGTTAATACAAAATAAATAGTTTCACTTATAGTGAAACTATGATAAGATGCAGCTGAGGTGATGGTTATGAAAATAATAGAAAGAAGAACTTTTATTGAAAAGGGTAAAAAGAAAAAATTAACTATTTTTAAGGATACATCCGCTAAAATCGAATACGTGAATCCAAAATATAATATGAAAGTTATACTTAAATTTCCCGCACAAGGCACTGTTACAAACGATGACATGATAGATTGGCTTAGTCAGTTGTATATGGATAATTGGATAAGGGAATATCAAGCAAGATTAGAGAGAAAGCAAAACGGTGCCAATTGACTTATGGCTGCTACACGTAGTTGATGGAAGGATTGTATTTTTGCCAATAAAAAGACGTTCTGATGGACGTTTAAATTTCAACACTTATAAGAGTCGATGCATGTAATGTACATGCCAGTTATCTGGGAGCGCGCCTGACTGGCAGTCAGGAGGTCAGGAGTTCGATCCTCCTTAGGTCCACCAAAAAAATATCCTTACCATTAGGTAGGGATATTTTTTTGGTTTAATCAAGAGGAGGATCGAACGCGAAAGAGCAGGCGCGTTAAGAAGGAACGTTCGGCGAACGTTCCTTTAGCGACTGGCCCAGCCGACCGAAATGGGAGGCGTCGGGCGGCATATGCGAGCAAAGCGAGCAGATGCGAATCCTCCTTAGGTCCCAATCAAAGGTCGAATTCCAGGAAACTCAGGAGAGATCCTCATTGCCTTTTTGTCCAAAGGCTCGCAGAGGCTTTGCTGACCAAAGAGGGTATTGGGAGATATACTCTTCTGATAAGAGCATATCGTAAATAGGCGATCAATATTGGAATTAGAGATATGCGAATCACAGTTCAGGGGGTGACAGGCAAAACAGACAGCGTAGCAAATGACGTGAGCGGAGGAGCAGGCGTAGCTTGTGTTAGGTCCACCAATTTGAAATTGCTAATTGAAAAAGTAGCTTCCGGGTACAGAAAAGCCGGACTAATAAAAATCTTTGACATTTTCATTACATTAAGCAAGAATATAAATATGAAGATGCAAAACATTAAGGGGTGTTTCATTTGTTAGATATGCAGCAAAATGAGTGGGAAAAAATTAACGATATAGTAAGTAAAATAAGTGAAATTGACGATATCAAAGCAATGAGAGAAAAATTCTTAAGAGAATTAAAGCTGTT
This genomic window from Clostridiales bacterium contains:
- a CDS encoding helix-turn-helix transcriptional regulator; the encoded protein is MSASHAEKYKQIGQKIAYYRTQRGLTQQQLADEIGISKSYLSKIESPNTNKPFSLDVLFSLSETLNIKIIDFFKDID
- a CDS encoding RNA-directed DNA polymerase, with amino-acid sequence MDKEKYISELRIQLESMEQSQKDIDSCISYAIRLIDSSLPVIFDKRHLSLLLGIELEELTTILATLEENYYNEMSIPKKSEGYRTLNVPAMKLKMIQRWILDNILEHIPVSDHVTGFCKERSIVTNAKKHIGKQCVISFDIKDFFPTIDIESIFMVFYYYGYTKEISYALARLCTYDGYLPQGSPASPYISNILCLKLDKRLSLLAEKYVADYTRYADDITFSGNYGLSNIINIVKNIIQEEGFTVNERKIRVKYKHQRQEVTGLIVSDNKVSVSKLYKRKLWQEIYYCQKYGVSSHLEHINCKKSFFKEHIYGKVYFIYMVEPEEGRKLLIALDKIAWDY